A window of Plasmodium relictum strain SGS1 genome assembly, organelle: plastid:apicoplast genomic DNA:
ACAATTCCATATATACATATAATCAAATATTTTTTCACAAAATAATCCATTTAAAATAGGTAATCCAGTATTAAAATTTATAGTATTAGGAAATAAAACTTCTCCAATTATAACTTTATTATTATAATACATAGAAGACCATTTTATTATTTGTTTTGGATTTAAAATATTTAATTTTAATCCTGTAAATTTTATATTATTAATTATAATCATTCTTTATTTAATAAATTATATTTATAGGTAAATTTTTTATTTTATTATTAATATTAATTGTACAAAATGTTTCTATATTAATAGCTAAACTTTGTAATTCTTTTAATATTAATTTAAAGGTTTCTGATATATAAGTTAATTTTATTTTATTATTATTAAATAAATAATTTTTTAATATTTTTCTACTTTTTATATCATCTGATTTATATGTAAAAAATTCTTTAAATAAAAATGAAGATCCAAAAGCTTCTAAAGCCCATACTTCCATTTCACCAAATCTCTGTCCTCCTTGTTTAGTATTACCTTTTATAGGTTGTTGAGTAATTTCTGAATATAAACCTATAAATCTATATCTAAATTTATCTTTTATCATATGAATTAATTTATAATAATAAATATTATTTAAACAAATACTATTATTTATTATATGACCTGTAAAAGGATTTTTTAAATAATATTTATTATAATTATAAGACATTTTCATAAAATTATAATTATTATTAAAATTATATTTATAATAATTGAAAATATTAATATAATTATTATAATAATTTTTATTTAAATTATTAGAAATTATATATCTATAATTAGTATATATACTATTTAATCCATAAATACCTTCAAAAATTTGACCTATATTAATTCTAGATGGAATACTTATAGAACTTATAAATAAATCAGGTTGAATTTTATTATTTAAATAAGGCATATCATTAATTTCATTTATATAAGAAATTATTCCTTTATGACCATGTCTATTACAAATTTTATCTCCTAATTTTAAATATTTTTGTATTCCTATATAAATTCTTATTTTTAAATAACAATTATTATTTTTTAATTTATTAAATAAATAATTTGGTATTATTTCTATTTTTATAATTCTACCAATATCATATATATTAGATATTATAGGTTTATTTTTAAAAATTCTTAATTTATTACCAAATAAGAAATTTATAATATTTATTAAATTTTTATTATTAAAAATAAAAGGCATTAAAATTAATTTTGAAACTAAAATATTATTATTTAATATAAAAATACCTTCTTTGATTATTCCATATTTATCTAAATTTTTTTTATTTTTATAATACATTTTAGATAAATTTATACTACAAATTTCTGGTATATTATTTATTATATTTAATGATATTTCATAAATATTAAAATGTAATGAAGTATATAAATTATTATATATTACTTTATTATTAATAATAATAGCATCTTCATATTCATAACCTAAATAAGAACCATAACCTACTAATAAATTATTACCTAAACTATATTCACTATATAATAAATTAGAATTAACAGCTAATATTTGACCAATATTTACTTTTTCACCAACCCATACTATAGGTTTATACATTAATAATATATTTTGATTACATTTTCTATAATTATTTAAATAATAAATTATATTTCTATTATATATGTCTCTTATAATTATTTTTATATAAGAAACATACAAAATTATTCCTTCTTGATAAGAAATAATTAAATAATTTAAATATTTATTTACAATAAAATTATAAGTAGTTATAATATTACTTAAATTTGGATATAAAATAGGTACTATTTGAGTATGCATTTTAATACTCATTAAATTTCTTGTAGAATCATTATAATGTATAAAAGGAATTAAATTTTCTATAAAAGATAATAAAAAATTAAAAGGAATATATATAGAATTTTTTGTAATATTATTAATTTTAAAAGTATTTTTATTTATCGTTAAAATAATTGTTTTATTAAAATTTTCATTTTTTTTTAAATATATATTATTAAAACATATATTATAAAAATTTTTATTATATATATTAAATATAATTTTATAATTATATTTATTATAAAATATATATTTATAATATGTTAAAAATTTATTTTTAAAATTTAAAAATACATTTATAGTTAAATAATTAATCAATCCACAAGTTATACCTTCATTAGTATTAATTAAACTTATATATCCCAATATATTTCTAGGTAATTCTCTTAAATCATTATTTAAAATAAATTTAGAATTTAAACCTGTTGTAATCATATTTATTTTAAATTTTTGATTTATTTCAGATAAATTATTTATTTGATCTGAATATTGAATTAAAGGATTTATATTGATATTTTCTAAAATAATATTTATATATTTTTTATTATTTAATAATAATTTAAAATCTAAATTTTGCTTAAAATTTAATAATTGATTTTTTAAAATATTTATATATTTTTTACTTTGTATTGATATAAAATCTATTATAGAATAAAATTTTTTATAATATATATTATTAATATAATAATTTATATAATATTTAAAATTTAATTTAATAGAAAACAAAATTTTCAATATATTTATAAATATTTTATTATAATATATATTATTATTTTTTATTATATATAATTTTAAATATATAATATTTTTTATTAATAAATAATTATTATAATTTAATTTTAAATAATTATATATTATTAATTTTTTAAAAATAAAATAATTTTTTACTAATGAAAATATTTTTTTATAAAAATTATTATTATTTAAATATAATAATAAAATAATAAAATTAAATTTAAAATTATTAAAATAACAATAAATTTCAATATTATTTTTATATTCTAAAATTATTTTAAAATTAATATGTATATATACATATATATAAAAAATATATTTATTATTTTTTTTAAATTTAATAATAAAAATTTTATTATTTTTTTTAAATAATTGAATACATGTTTTATATAATCCATTTAAAATAATATTATTATCAAAAATTAATGGTAATATAAATAATATTATATTTATTTTTATTTTTCTATTTAAATATTTAAAATTTAACTTTAATTTTAAAATTATTTTTAATAAATTATTAATATTTTGAATAGTATCTATAGAATTTATATTTATATTAGTTATTAAAAC
This region includes:
- the rpoB gene encoding DNA-directed RNA polymerase subunit beta, putative, yielding MIYLLYPNIKKNNYIISNIYYLFILEILYNLKYYIILLNNKYIKKELFTILYFNILVLITNININSIDTIQNINNLLKIILKLKLNFKYLNRKIKINIILFILPLIFDNNIILNGLYKTCIQLFKKNNKIFIIKFKKNNKYIFYIYVYIHINFKIILEYKNNIEIYCYFNNFKFNFIILLLYLNNNNFYKKIFSLVKNYFIFKKLIIYNYLKLNYNNYLLIKNIIYLKLYIIKNNNIYYNKIFINILKILFSIKLNFKYYINYYINNIYYKKFYSIIDFISIQSKKYINILKNQLLNFKQNLDFKLLLNNKKYINIILENININPLIQYSDQINNLSEINQKFKINMITTGLNSKFILNNDLRELPRNILGYISLINTNEGITCGLINYLTINVFLNFKNKFLTYYKYIFYNKYNYKIIFNIYNKNFYNICFNNIYLKKNENFNKTIILTINKNTFKINNITKNSIYIPFNFLLSFIENLIPFIHYNDSTRNLMSIKMHTQIVPILYPNLSNIITTYNFIVNKYLNYLIISYQEGIILYVSYIKIIIRDIYNRNIIYYLNNYRKCNQNILLMYKPIVWVGEKVNIGQILAVNSNLLYSEYSLGNNLLVGYGSYLGYEYEDAIIINNKVIYNNLYTSLHFNIYEISLNIINNIPEICSINLSKMYYKNKKNLDKYGIIKEGIFILNNNILVSKLILMPFIFNNKNLINIINFLFGNKLRIFKNKPIISNIYDIGRIIKIEIIPNYLFNKLKNNNCYLKIRIYIGIQKYLKLGDKICNRHGHKGIISYINEINDMPYLNNKIQPDLFISSISIPSRINIGQIFEGIYGLNSIYTNYRYIISNNLNKNYYNNYINIFNYYKYNFNNNYNFMKMSYNYNKYYLKNPFTGHIINNSICLNNIYYYKLIHMIKDKFRYRFIGLYSEITQQPIKGNTKQGGQRFGEMEVWALEAFGSSFLFKEFFTYKSDDIKSRKILKNYLFNNNKIKLTYISETFKLILKELQSLAINIETFCTININNKIKNLPINIIY